A genomic segment from Vibrio panuliri encodes:
- a CDS encoding ABC transporter permease, with protein MKQFIRSHEFIILVIILGYAALVACINPTAFLTLSTLFDILKSASIYGILALGVLLVILTGGVDLSFPAVGAFSSYLAILLFKTMGWSSLSGIFIVAISIGVVLGLINGFLVHKLRAPAMIITLGTSSILYGALLFGFGSTVLFSLPLALRKFSNASIVTVSDPITGSTALHPVVFIWLGLALLCYLFLTFTMRGRFLYALGGNASVCERSGINMLSIQLLNFAIVGALAAIAAVCFSGMYRMASPITFLAEELDVIAAVVLGGTAIMGGKGTVLGTILGVLLITLMKNSLILIGIPSEWQKFMIGTLLLIGVTSPILSAKYKFYKSQKQTVLPQAITMEKAS; from the coding sequence ATGAAACAGTTTATTCGCTCCCATGAGTTTATAATTTTGGTGATTATCTTGGGTTATGCGGCGCTGGTTGCATGCATTAATCCTACTGCATTTCTAACGTTATCGACCTTGTTTGATATTCTCAAAAGCGCCTCGATTTATGGCATTTTGGCACTTGGCGTACTGTTAGTTATCTTAACGGGCGGTGTGGATCTCTCTTTTCCCGCGGTCGGGGCCTTTTCCAGTTACTTAGCGATTCTGCTGTTTAAAACCATGGGTTGGTCATCGTTAAGTGGCATATTTATTGTCGCCATCAGTATTGGTGTGGTGTTGGGGTTAATCAATGGTTTCTTGGTGCATAAACTGCGTGCTCCGGCGATGATCATTACCCTTGGAACCTCCAGTATTTTATATGGTGCGTTACTATTTGGTTTTGGCAGTACAGTCCTATTTTCTTTGCCACTCGCACTACGAAAATTCTCGAATGCCAGCATCGTGACAGTCAGCGACCCGATCACCGGTTCCACAGCGCTGCATCCGGTGGTGTTTATCTGGTTAGGCCTCGCATTACTCTGCTATCTATTCCTCACTTTTACTATGCGTGGTCGTTTTCTTTATGCACTAGGTGGTAATGCTAGCGTTTGTGAACGGTCAGGTATCAATATGCTTAGCATTCAATTACTTAACTTTGCCATAGTCGGTGCATTGGCAGCGATTGCGGCGGTCTGCTTTAGCGGTATGTATCGTATGGCTTCACCCATTACGTTTTTAGCCGAAGAGCTGGATGTTATTGCCGCAGTTGTCTTAGGGGGCACCGCGATTATGGGAGGTAAAGGTACCGTGTTGGGTACCATCTTAGGGGTTTTGTTAATCACCTTAATGAAAAACAGCCTTATTCTGATCGGTATTCCTTCCGAGTGGCAAAAATTTATGATTGGTACGTTGTTACTTA